A genomic stretch from Borrelia hispanica CRI includes:
- a CDS encoding diphosphate--fructose-6-phosphate 1-phosphotransferase has translation MISILQKERYKYVPRLPKILTNDFQNISVVFGDKTDALENKDALREVFKNTYGLPVVNFTQGSSNVDFTKVLNVGIILSGGPAPGGHNVVAGIFDAIKKSNSNSKIFGFKGGPAGLLDDKKIEITQDLINAYKNTGGFDIVSSGRTKIETDVQYEQVLSVVLKNNLNALIIIGGDDSNTNAALLAEFFKKKHHDIQVIGVPKTIDADLRNEHIQISFGFDSATKTYSEMVGNLCRDAMSAGKYWHFIKIMGRSASHVALECALKTHPNICIISEEVLAKNKTLSEIVGDIASVVIKRSLKGYNFGVIIIPEGVIEFIPEVKSLMIELCSIFDSNEEEFKGLDVEDIRKVFISKLSEYMKKVYVSLPLFIQIELVNSVLERDPHGNFHVSRVPTEKLFMEMVSVRLEELRNLGEYSGKFSPIDHFFGYEGRSVTPSNFDSDYCYSLGYNAALLVLNGFTGYMSTIKNLNKNATEWIAGGVPITMMMNMEERYGVLKPVIKKALVDLNGAPFNEFVKHREQWEVNNLYVFPGPIQYFGASELVDEITLTLKLELET, from the coding sequence ATGATTTCAATTTTGCAAAAGGAAAGATATAAGTATGTTCCAAGGTTGCCAAAAATTTTAACAAATGATTTTCAAAACATTAGTGTAGTTTTTGGTGACAAGACAGACGCTCTTGAAAATAAAGATGCGTTAAGAGAAGTTTTTAAAAATACTTATGGACTTCCGGTTGTTAATTTTACTCAAGGTTCTTCGAATGTAGATTTTACAAAAGTGTTAAATGTAGGAATAATTCTTTCAGGTGGGCCTGCGCCTGGAGGACATAATGTTGTTGCTGGTATTTTTGATGCAATAAAAAAATCTAATTCAAATTCAAAAATTTTTGGGTTTAAAGGTGGTCCTGCAGGTTTGTTAGATGATAAAAAAATTGAAATTACACAAGATCTAATAAATGCTTATAAGAACACAGGTGGTTTTGATATTGTATCTTCTGGTCGCACTAAAATAGAAACTGATGTTCAATATGAGCAGGTTTTGTCAGTAGTTCTTAAAAATAATCTTAATGCTCTTATTATTATTGGTGGTGATGATTCAAATACTAATGCCGCTTTATTAGCAGAGTTTTTTAAGAAAAAACATCATGATATTCAAGTTATTGGTGTCCCTAAAACAATTGATGCTGATTTGAGGAATGAGCATATTCAAATTTCATTTGGATTTGATTCTGCTACTAAGACTTATTCTGAGATGGTGGGTAATTTATGTCGTGATGCTATGTCTGCTGGAAAATATTGGCATTTTATAAAGATTATGGGAAGAAGTGCGTCTCATGTTGCTCTTGAGTGTGCTTTAAAGACACATCCTAATATTTGTATTATATCTGAAGAAGTTTTGGCAAAAAATAAAACTTTATCAGAAATTGTTGGAGATATAGCGTCTGTTGTTATAAAACGTTCATTAAAAGGTTATAATTTTGGTGTTATTATAATTCCTGAAGGTGTTATTGAATTTATTCCTGAAGTTAAATCTTTGATGATTGAATTGTGTAGTATTTTTGATAGTAATGAAGAGGAATTTAAGGGATTAGATGTTGAGGATATAAGAAAAGTTTTTATCTCTAAGCTTAGTGAGTATATGAAAAAAGTTTATGTGTCTTTGCCATTATTTATTCAAATTGAACTTGTAAATTCTGTTTTAGAGAGAGATCCTCATGGTAATTTTCATGTTTCTCGAGTGCCTACTGAGAAGTTATTTATGGAAATGGTTAGTGTTAGGTTGGAAGAGTTAAGAAATCTTGGTGAATATAGTGGTAAATTTTCTCCGATTGATCATTTTTTTGGTTATGAGGGTAGAAGTGTTACTCCTTCAAATTTTGATAGTGATTATTGTTATAGTTTGGGTTATAATGCTGCATTGCTTGTTTTAAATGGTTTTACAGGCTATATGTCTACTATTAAAAATTTAAATAAAAATGCTACTGAATGGATTGCAGGTGGAGTACCTATAACAATGATGATGAATATGGAGGAGAGATATGGTGTTTTAAAACCTGTTATTAAAAAGGCTCTTGTTGATTTAAATGGAGCACCTTTTAATGAATTTGTTAAACATCGTGAACAATGGGAAGTCAATAATTTATATGTTTTTCCAGGGCCTATTCAATATTTTGGTGCGTCTGAACTTGTTGATGAGATAACATTAACATTGAAATTAGAATTGGAAACATGA